The following nucleotide sequence is from Gasterosteus aculeatus chromosome 5, fGasAcu3.hap1.1, whole genome shotgun sequence.
GCTCTGTATGTATACAGTACAGGCCTCAAACTAAGCACGTCAACTTCTCTTGACTTGGCTATATATTTGTGTACATGTGCAGCGTGACGCTGCCGTGACAAGCTTTGAAAACATGTACTGCTTTTGTGTCTaaggaaaacaacatatttgaaCTGTTCTGTTTTCTGCAGGAATCGGACTTCTGTAAAGCCAACATTCCAGTCCCCTCCTGTGAGTATAGTGAGATCTACACTGTTTTACTTGGTAGTTAACAGATTAAACCTTGTGTTTTTTCTGGATGCATCACTGTGAGGTTGTTTTTATGTCATTGTGAAGCATCGCTTAATAGATACGTCCTACCCTTTCCCATCTGCAGGTGTTCGAGGGTGTGTACAACAATGCCAGAATGCTTCACTTCCTCACCGCTGTTGTCGTAAGTCATTCAATTTATCAATGTTGTACTCAGACCAAGATCATTTCTCTTGATAATAAAAGCCGTACATGGTTAAAATGCCTTTTCTACATGCTGCTGCATTAATTAGTTGTTGTTGAGAGGCCGGCTCAGCATCCTGTGTCAAAGCAGCTACTGACAATAGGCAGTGTACAACATATTTACAATCAATTTTTTTAACACTGTTGCTGTCTTCAGAGTATCTCTAATCTGCATAATTTATGACAAACCTTTCTGGTGACTTTCTCAGGGTTCCACCTGTGACATAAGAGTGAAGAACGGCAGTGTATTTGAAGGCATATTCAAGACACTCAGTTCTCGGGTAAGAAGCTTACATCATGTTTTTCCCTCCTTGCAATTTATTGAAGCACTACAAGTTGATTCTGTCACTGTAAAGGTAAACCCTTCAATGAAGACTACGTTGTTTTACGCCACCCCGTGTAGGCTCACATGTCCTCCAATGTCATCTTAATCGTTTGTTTGTAGTGCGAGTTGGCTGTGGACGCTGTGCACAGACGCAGCGAAGAGGAGAGCTCAACATCACTTCTGCCACGGAGAGAGGATATCACTGACACCATGATCTTCAACCCCTCAGACATTGTGACTATGATCTGCAAAGATGTTGACCTCAACTTTGCTACCAAAggtttgcgcacacacacacacacacacagacctacacGTGACCTCGTAACCGGGGGCAGAGATCAAAAAGATGCAGACGTTTTTCACAGATCTCTAATGTATTTGAAGTTCCTAATTGAAAACTTAATTGTGTTAAAGTCAACGTATGATTGTGTTCATCATTAGAGGGCCCCTTGATTGTAAATTCGTTTTGATAGGTGAGTTTACTTTAACTGGCTCTTGAACTTAAGGGCCAACAATGGTACAGGAGAGCAAAATGATGCTGATCTGTAAACATCTGGCCAAATGAACACATACAagaattttttgtttttttgttttgtctttcagaCACCTTCACGGACACAGCCATCAGCTCCACTCGCGTCAATGGTGAACACAAGGAGAAGGTTTTGCAGAGATGGGAGGGAGGAGACAGCAATGGAGAGAGTTACGATCTGGAAAACGATGCAGTGAGTCACTCAAGCAAAGCTAAACACCAACTAGTGGCCATGTCTGATTCTGAGCCATTTAATATGGAGAATGTCATTAACCTCTTTCTTATATTTCCAGTCCAATGGCTGGGATGCCAATGAGATGTTCCGTTTCAATGAAGTCAAATATGGAGTCACGTCAACATATGATGCCAGCCTTTCCATGTATACGTAAGTTTCCATAGAGCTTCATCGtggaatgtttccttttttaaacaacaGCGTCTAAATCTCATGTCTGAATATTCTTGACGACCTGATCATCAACATTTGTTCCCcgcttcctcctgctgtctAGTGTGCCACTGGAGAAGGGCAACACCGACACGTTTCGTCAGAGGGAGGCGCGCGCCGCTCGCCTGGCCAACGAGATCGAGGCCAGCCCCCAGTATCGCCATCGCGTCGGCCTTGAAAATGATGAGGGCAAAAGCGAGGAGGACAAATACAGTGCCGTGGTGCGCGACGGCAACGACCGCGAGAGGGGTCGGGAGAGCCCCCGCGACCGAGAGCAGCGCGAAAGGGGCCGAGACAGCCCCGGGGCCAACaccaggtgaggggggagggggtgtttgtttgtgcggccTGTAGAGAGGTACTGTCACACTGAGGAGATATCAGTGGGGTTGAACTGACCGTAatctgttttctgtctctcacaGGGATGGCAAATACATTCCATTACCTCAGCGACAGAGAGAGATGAACCGGGAGCGAGCCGAGCGAGGTCCCGGCGGGCCCCCGCCCCACAACCGTCTAAGCGGGGGTTATCGGTCCAACCCtgcgtcgtcctcctcctcctcccccagagCCCCACTGCCCTCCGCTGCTGGACCGCAGTCCGGCGCCTCCCCGTCAGAGAGAAACAGCCCCCTGTCGGGCCGAGGTGGAGCCTACCCGCCCCACCACCCCCAGGGGAGCCCGAGCCCCAACTCCGGCCCCGCCGGCCCGTACGCGCCGGCCCCTCAAGGAGGACCAGCGGCCTCGGCTTCCGCCGCTCCGTCGCCATCCAGCCCCCCTGCTCCCCACGGACACGGGGTCCCTCATTCCCACTCGCTGTCTGACACCGGGCGGCCCGTCAATGGAGGTACGTGTTAAACACCGTCAAAGTATTTCAACAGCATCCATGCGTGTTTTTAAGACGGAATTAATTGTgaaacctttttatttccttttagtCTCTATGAGAACTTCTCCTAAAGCCCAAAGACCTCCACAGTCGGGCAGAACAGTCCGTACTTCGAACTCTCATGCTCAGTCCACAGGTACGTTCTGCCAGCTGTGGTTCCAAAGTCCTCTTCTATTTTATCTAATTGATTGTGCCTAAATTCTTTTTATTCTTCCCGGTCTTGTCCTCGCAGCTGCTCGTTCTCCTAAATCAGGTTCTTCCCAGGACACGCCTTATTTGGACACCTCGTCCGTCTCTATGCCTCCCATGAAGACGTCTGGCCCCGCCCCTCTCTTCCCTGTCGATGGTACGGTCCCACATCTCGCCGCCTGTTTTATAGCTCCGGTCTAATCAAAGTCGATACCCCCTTTTTCTACGATGAAGTTATCTTCGTCTGCCTTAATGAGACGTCACCTTTTTACATTACGCACGGATATTGAAGGTGGAATCTGATGCAGAATTTTCACTACAACTAATTAGTTTACCGTCTTGTTTTTACAGTGAATGAGATTCTTGGTGCAGCTGCAAAGGAACGCGCCGCAGAGAGTCTGAACAGCACCGAGGACGGCAAGAACACTAAAGGTTTGTTTAAAAGACTGATTAGTTTTGAGAAATTAGACTTAATTTAACTTGACCGGTAAATCCACTGTTATGCAATCCACTTGCGCGTGATTATATTGTGTTTCCCATTTTGATTAACGTTGATtacctctcctcccccagccCCCTCTGTTCAGCAAAGGTCGCAGATTGAGGAGCTGCGTAAATTTGGCAAGGAATTCAGGGTAAGAGTTTATTTGCTTTTCTCTAAAGCGTGAAATTATTAAAATCTGTGACAAATCAAGAGGATGTGACCTGCTACATCACTGATGTTAGACACTTTCTCTAAAACATCCCTCATGTTTGGTTCACGTGAGATTGACggtatatttattttctaagaAACACAACATCTCAGCGTAAAAATGACAGTGTAGTTTTTACAATAaggttgtgtgttttgtaatttaTGGTAATTTCTCCCATTTGTTTCAGTGGCAGATCAGTCCGGTTTCTCATGTGCCGTTTTTTTGACGATGAATCTGTTAAAATTAGTTTTATTGACACAAACCCGACCGGAAAGACATTTGCTTGCTCTCTGCTGGGCCGTTACTCGATTTGTTAATTTAAACTTTGTACTAATAAAAAGTTACCCAGATAAAAAGCTAAAATTGTTCACATTCACGTACATACAGTAGATCCCATTCGCCTGTTtgctaaattattttttaagacATTTCCGCGTCCCTCTTTTTCAGCTCCAGCCGAGTGGAGGCAGCGGCAGTTCGCCCAGCTCCCCGGCGGCAGCGACTCCGCCTGCCGTCTGTGACGTCGCTACACCCGGCGGCGCCCAGCCCTCGCCATCGGACGCCCACCCCGCCTCGGAGCCCAAAACCCAGACTCCGACTCACAGTCCTTCCCAGCACCCACCTCAACCTTCCCCGGGCGCCGCCGTGGACGCCGCAACGACACCCGGCGCCACGACAAGCGCCAGCCCGACACCCGCTTCAGACAGGCACTCGCCAGCCAACCCGCGGCCAGCCAGGACCCCGGGCAGCGAGGAGGCCAGGTCCGAGTTACCGGAGCGGACGGAGGGCGTGCCGGAGTGAGTTTCAAAGAGTTTTTCTGTGGTAAATAACTTGATTTTGCTTAATGATGTCATTtgtaaacactttttttcctctgacATCTTTTAGCCAAGTGAAGAAATCGACCTTAAACCCCAACGCTAAAGAGTTCAACCCCATTAAACCTCTAATGCCGATGGTAAGTAATGTAGCTTGTCATGTAACTTGAGAAATTAAAGAATATGTTAATGTACTCTAAAAAGAATAGAAATAATATTTATTAGATACAAATACTAGCTGTTTTTCAGTAGATCTGTgtcatgtttgtattttgttttatttctaagTCGGTAATCAGCAGCACTGACATGTACAAATATACTAATAATGTTTAatccaataaaacatttaacttcCTTCACACTACCCCCATTTAATTATAACTACTTAGCCGGGAAAAGGCATTTGTTACATCTCTAAATGTGTTGAACGCTTTGGATTGAGTGACGTGCTGATGTTCTTTACCTCTGGTTCTGTTGTCGTACAGGCGAAGCCCAACACTGCGCCAACCCCCCCTCGGCCAACTCCTCCCAGCCCGGTGGTCCTTCAGCACCCAGGCGGACAGGGACAACTGTACAACGCCCCCTACCTCTCCTACATCCACTCTGTGCAGGTACGTGAGCTCAAAGACTTGAACTGGAACTCTACAAATGTGTAACACAGTAGcaacagaaacatttaaattcCTGATGAgaaaacatcatttaaaaatacataaatgtaggtttaaaaaaaatgtttgtttaatttgatGATGCggactttttaaatatttaaatctacaaaatgtcaaactggtATAAAATGAACACCATAGCTAAGCAGATCTGTGAGTCCTGCATCGCTTTATATAAGAGGTGACTTGCAGgtgtttgatctttttttttttttttttttttttttgacggcTAAAACTAAAAGGTGCTTGTGGGTTTAATTGTGGACGTCACTGAATAGActattgaaatgaaatgtatacaataataactTTAAATCCTgatacatttgtgtgtttgctgttatTTCATAATGTTGCCTTGAGGCCACTTATATTTGCTGATCAGTGTCAAGGCTGTAAACTGTTCCATCCAAAAACAGGTCTGACTGATCTCTGTTATTCCAAAGTGTGTAGGTGGAGTCGGGTTTAGATGTTAGAAATAGAAGCTTATTGCATAACGGGTCAAATAGAATGAACAGCtcacagtgtgtttgtttccttacCAAATGTGAGGACGGAACGTTTTCTATTTATTGTAAAGTCCTCAGACAAATGTGGCTTTACGAATACAATGTAACTGAATTGAATCGTTTCTGTATTTCAGCCCCCACAAATGTACCAGTACACCATGTCTGCTGTCAGCCAGGGAAAATTCCCCAGGACCAAAGGTAACACTGCACTCACATTTGCGTTGCGAAAATAACAGATTCCAAACATGCCGCAATGTTTGTCCCTCCATTCTTCTGTCCTCTTGACGATGCTCTGCgttccccgcccccccccaggaccCGTCGTGGCGCAGCGCTCTGATCACGGCTCTGCAGGACAGCCCAtgctgcaggctgcagcgtcAGCGACTGGGGCCCAGATGGTAGCGTCGCCCTACCCTCAGTCCTACCTTCAGTACAACCCACAGCAGTACAGCCAGCAGCAGGTCATCCAGGCCATGGCGCCGTACCCCGGACAGGTAGGAAGTCCTGCTGCCAGCGCCGGGTTCTCCAGCGCCGGCTTTAGGTGGTCCGCGGAGTGTTTGGAGGAGCGTGGAAGTACTCGGGGGTTCTAACAGCTGATGTCAATTTGAAgctcttttctccccctcttcagCCGATGTACTCCATGCTGCAAGGTGGAGCGAGGATGATCAGTCAAGGTGGGGGTCCCCACCCGCAAGCCATGGGTCCACCCGGAGGCCCCCAGTTCTCTACGCAGGGAGACGGATCTCAGGGACCGCAGCAGGGAATCTACGGTGGGTGGGCGCAAACGTCTCTATGCAGACGGTACTGCCGTGTTATTAATGCCAAGTCGTCCAAAACGTAATCAAGCAATGAGAGAAACTTTCACAATGAGCAATTTCCGTAGTTGCATCAAGAGTCGTTATTGATATGAAACATTGGTACAAAGTCGTTTTGACATTAATTCTCTTTCTCCGTGTAGCTCCACAGTCCTTCGCCCACCACGCGGGACAAGTCCATCAGCCGCAGCCCTCCAGCACCCCGACAGGCAACCAGCAGCCTCCCCAGCACGCTGCGCCTAGTCCTGGTCAGGTAAGACTGCCAAAGATCACCGCTACTTTCTCCCCCCCTTCGCGAATCCAGCCTCTGGGAGACGCTTGTTGAGAccaatgatgtttttttctcctcctcagaaTGCCCAGTCAGGCCCACAGCCCCAGTCCATGTACCACTCCGGTCCCCTTTCAGCACCTACCCCACCCAACATGCCGCAGGGCCACACGTCTCCACAAGGCTCTTTCCCCATTCAGGGCTACAGCATCCACAGCCACCAGGGAATCCCACAGACGTACCCCCTCGGACAGATAACGCAGGTAGGGTGTTGCACCACCGCAAGTTAAACCGCTAAAAGCAAATAGTGTCTTGAGCTTATCTTGGTtcgtgcgcccccccccccccaggcccacGTACAGGGAGCCATGCAGGGCCCCCACCACTCGGGGAGCCACGGTCAGCCCCAGTTGGTGATGTTGCAGCCGCCTCCTCAGCAGGGCCCCGGCTCGGTGCCCCAGCATCCCCAGCATGGGCCGCAGCAAGGAGCGCACCAACACTTCTACATCGGACACCCGCAAGGTAAGAAGCCCCGAACGCACCGGCcgtccctccatcttctccgtGGCTCGGAGCGTAGCATTGATAGCGTCTGCTGTTTTCTGTCGTCTCCCCcgctcccctcccccacagcaATGCAGCTACAAGCGCACCCCGCTCCCTTCCATCAGCCCGGAAACTAAACCCCCATctgccctcctccccaccccccaaacTGTTCTTAGGAATGAACCCCAACATCCCGGCCGCCTGCTGGATGTTGGCCCAGACTGAACGCGACTCGTGAAAAACAAACTGAACTGATGGAGAAGTCTGAAGTCTTACAGCACCTTATTCTTCTACTGCAGCATTCATCAGTGAAAACACTTGGCGTCGCTGAggacccctttttttttttatgctgacGGCGGCGTGTctgcccccctctgcccccccccggctgcgCTCCAGCTCTTCTCTCCAACTTCTTCCCAATGCAGAGACATGAGGCACCTTGCTGGGTGGACTAGTCGGAGAGGAAAACATACGGATGGAAACCTGCAGCAGACACCACCTTccagaagtgttttttttagccTTGTGGGGTTTTTGTAGGGACAATGACACAAAAGGAAAACTGTTGTGGGATTCGCACCAATACAGCATGAAAGGACCGATTTCAAGAGGGGATTTTTAGcaaatttacctttttttttttttttttttaatgaagcagATCCAGTAGTCAAAACCACCTCTAGGAAAATACAAGTAAAAAAAtggacaagacaaaaaaaatattaaaactacAATGgccaaaaaataaagttttcaACTTAACTTCCAAGCTGTTTCAATTTATTCTTGTTCTTGTGCTGCCGTTACAGTTTTGCTTTGCTACGCGTGAAGCCGCTTACATCCGCAACGACACACcgaaagatgtttttcatcagacGATAACGAGCACATTCCATTAGAAGCTCATTAAAATGTCACGTCAAGCTGAAAAGTAAATCAAGTGATTACATCCCAGGGGGATTTTTGGATTGTTTTCCCCACCCTCATTAGCTTGAATCTGTTCCACTCGGCGGTGCAATTCTGTGTGAATTTAAAGCGGTCACTAGGGGGAACCGTCTTCTTTGGGTCAGTGGGGCGCTCGCTCCGATGTCCCGCCGGGCCTCGTTCCTCAGCGCGACAGGGCGTAGAGGTCCTCCGCGCTGCGCTCCAGCCGGTCTCGGTACTCCAGGTCGGAGTGGTTGCCCTCGGGGACCCCGCGGGTGCCGTGGAGGagcccccagcagcagcaggcgatCGCGGCGGTGCCGCCGCCTAGAAGACGAGCGGGCAAAGAGGACTTGATGACACGTTCATCTCCTTCTCCAATATCGTTATAGTTGATGCACGTTCCGTTatgtcaacttttttttaatgagaattACGACCGAATACCAGTGCTTTTAGTTTGTATgcgaaccccctcccccccacccataTTCCTGATAGAATATCTGACCTCCGTGGAAGCTCGCTCTGCTCATCAGCTCCTCCCAGTCTGAACCCGCCCCCAGCAGGGCGTCCAGGGCGATCATCGGGGCGTCGTGCCCGCTGCGTCCCGCCCGGCCCGAGAGGCTGAAGCCCTCGTAGGCCTCGTCTCTCTCCGCCGGGCCGTAGGAGGAGGGCCAGATCACGGGCCCCACCCCGCAGGAGATGCCCCTCGAATCCAGGTACCTGCAGGAACAGACGCGAGAGATTTTCCTAAACGTGCCCGCTGGCCTCCGATGTAACCGTGGCGCCGGTGTAGGAAAACGTCGGTACCGCTGCCACTTGTCGCAGAAGTCGTCCCAGTCTCTCTCGGCCTCCTCCGCGGCGAAGCCCCGGCCCCGAACGAAGCTCCTGGCTATTGGACAGGCCTCGCTCAACAGGCCCAGGCCCCAGCTCGTGATCGGCCTGCGCTGGACGGCGTACGCCGTGAACAGGGCGGACGCCACGGCCCCCAGGAAGCCGGTGGGGTGAGGGTGGGTCATCCTACCCGTCTCCACGGCAACGGCCACCAACGACAGCAGCTGGTGGGGCTTTGGATACCTGATGGGGGGGAGAATCAAGTATTTAAATCCTTGtcagcatttattttctttcacaaTTGTGATTTTGGGCGGAAGGTTTCCCCGAAAAACCGAATGACGTCAATCAGGAGAGAAACGTTTCTCCTGTTATTTTCTGTTTGCAGTAATTACTTCTTTTCATGCTTTAAATGACTTTGGCTGAGAGCATAACCAACTTGTTGGAACATTGCTTCTGTTTATACCGTTTAAATTTTACAATTTATATAATAGTTAAATAATAGATACCATCCAGTTCCTGGTTAATTCCTCCCTACAACCAAATGCAATGATGACTGGAATTAATCTACATTATGTTAATCACTAATTTGTTCTCGACGGATTGTTTGAATCCCGTTTTGAGCAACAGGGTGAAACCACTCGGATCCTCCAATCCAAGGATCAGCTGGTTTTTAGGATCTGTGAAACTGGGATGGAAATGTTCTCCTACACTCTTATCAAATAATCAtaagaatatttaaataatcaaaGTACCCCTCAGCATTTCCTGAGAGAAGACGGAGATACGTTTTGTCCaacagatggagggaggaaatgTGTGACACTCGAGTCAGGAGTTATTTTGGACTCTGACCTCAACTTTGAAGGTCAGGTCAGTAACATGAGAAGGCCACTCATTCTCAGT
It contains:
- the LOC120819068 gene encoding ataxin-2-like protein isoform X6, with the translated sequence MLKQQPGSGGRKASNGTSGPVGMSPPVSGINSGNRAPAGRNRTSVKPTFQSPPVFEGVYNNARMLHFLTAVVGSTCDIRVKNGSVFEGIFKTLSSRCELAVDAVHRRSEEESSTSLLPRREDITDTMIFNPSDIVTMICKDVDLNFATKDTFTDTAISSTRVNGEHKEKVLQRWEGGDSNGESYDLENDASNGWDANEMFRFNEVKYGVTSTYDASLSMYTVPLEKGNTDTFRQREARAARLANEIEASPQYRHRVGLENDEGKSEEDKYSAVVRDGNDRERGRESPRDREQRERGRDSPGANTRDGKYIPLPQRQREMNRERAERGPGGPPPHNRLSGGYRSNPASSSSSSPRAPLPSAAGPQSGASPSERNSPLSGRGGAYPPHHPQGSPSPNSGPAGPYAPAPQGGPAASASAAPSPSSPPAPHGHGVPHSHSLSDTGRPVNGVSMRTSPKAQRPPQSGRTVRTSNSHAQSTAARSPKSGSSQDTPYLDTSSVSMPPMKTSGPAPLFPVDVNEILGAAAKERAAESLNSTEDGKNTKAPSVQQRSQIEELRKFGKEFRLQPSGGSGSSPSSPAAATPPAVCDVATPGGAQPSPSDAHPASEPKTQTPTHSPSQHPPQPSPGAAVDAATTPGATTSASPTPASDRHSPANPRPARTPGSEEARSELPERTEGVPDQVKKSTLNPNAKEFNPIKPLMPMAKPNTAPTPPRPTPPSPVVLQHPGGQGQLYNAPYLSYIHSVQPPQMYQYTMSAVSQGKFPRTKGPVVAQRSDHGSAGQPMLQAAASATGAQMVASPYPQSYLQYNPQQYSQQQVIQAMAPYPGQPMYSMLQGGARMISQGGGPHPQAMGPPGGPQFSTQGDGSQGPQQGIYAPQSFAHHAGQVHQPQPSSTPTGNQQPPQHAAPSPGQNAQSGPQPQSMYHSGPLSAPTPPNMPQGHTSPQGSFPIQGYSIHSHQGIPQTYPLGQITQAHVQGAMQGPHHSGSHGQPQLVMLQPPPQQGPGSVPQHPQHGPQQGAHQHFYIGHPQAFISENTWRR
- the LOC120819068 gene encoding ataxin-2-like protein isoform X3 → MLKQQPGSGGRKASNGTSGPVGMSPPVSGINSGNRAPAGRNRTSVKPTFQSPPVFEGVYNNARMLHFLTAVVGSTCDIRVKNGSVFEGIFKTLSSRCELAVDAVHRRSEEESSTSLLPRREDITDTMIFNPSDIVTMICKDVDLNFATKDTFTDTAISSTRVNGEHKEKVLQRWEGGDSNGESYDLENDASNGWDANEMFRFNEVKYGVTSTYDASLSMYTVPLEKGNTDTFRQREARAARLANEIEASPQYRHRVGLENDEGKSEEDKYSAVVRDGNDRERGRESPRDREQRERGRDSPGANTRDGKYIPLPQRQREMNRERAERGPGGPPPHNRLSGGYRSNPASSSSSSPRAPLPSAAGPQSGASPSERNSPLSGRGGAYPPHHPQGSPSPNSGPAGPYAPAPQGGPAASASAAPSPSSPPAPHGHGVPHSHSLSDTGRPVNGVSMRTSPKAQRPPQSGRTVRTSNSHAQSTAARSPKSGSSQDTPYLDTSSVSMPPMKTSGPAPLFPVDVNEILGAAAKERAAESLNSTEDGKNTKAPSVQQRSQIEELRKFGKEFRLQPSGGSGSSPSSPAAATPPAVCDVATPGGAQPSPSDAHPASEPKTQTPTHSPSQHPPQPSPGAAVDAATTPGATTSASPTPASDRHSPANPRPARTPGSEEARSELPERTEGVPDQVKKSTLNPNAKEFNPIKPLMPMAKPNTAPTPPRPTPPSPVVLQHPGGQGQLYNAPYLSYIHSVQPPQMYQYTMSAVSQGKFPRTKGPVVAQRSDHGSAGQPMLQAAASATGAQMVASPYPQSYLQYNPQQYSQQQVIQAMAPYPGQPMYSMLQGGARMISQGGGPHPQAMGPPGGPQFSTQGDGSQGPQQGIYAPQSFAHHAGQVHQPQPSSTPTGNQQPPQHAAPSPGQNAQSGPQPQSMYHSGPLSAPTPPNMPQGHTSPQGSFPIQGYSIHSHQGIPQTYPLGQITQAHVQGAMQGPHHSGSHGQPQLVMLQPPPQQGPGSVPQHPQHGPQQGAHQHFYIGHPQGMNPNIPAACWMLAQTERDS
- the LOC120819068 gene encoding ataxin-2-like protein isoform X4 translates to MLKQQPGSGGRKASNGTSGPVGMSPPVSGINSGNRAPAGRNRTSVKPTFQSPPVFEGVYNNARMLHFLTAVVGSTCDIRVKNGSVFEGIFKTLSSRCELAVDAVHRRSEEESSTSLLPRREDITDTMIFNPSDIVTMICKDVDLNFATKDTFTDTAISSTRVNGEHKEKVLQRWEGGDSNGESYDLENDASNGWDANEMFRFNEVKYGVTSTYDASLSMYTVPLEKGNTDTFRQREARAARLANEIEASPQYRHRVGLENDEGKSEEDKYSAVVRDGNDRERGRESPRDREQRERGRDSPGANTRDGKYIPLPQRQREMNRERAERGPGGPPPHNRLSGGYRSNPASSSSSSPRAPLPSAAGPQSGASPSERNSPLSGRGGAYPPHHPQGSPSPNSGPAGPYAPAPQGGPAASASAAPSPSSPPAPHGHGVPHSHSLSDTGRPVNGVSMRTSPKAQRPPQSGRTVRTSNSHAQSTAARSPKSGSSQDTPYLDTSSVSMPPMKTSGPAPLFPVDVNEILGAAAKERAAESLNSTEDGKNTKAPSVQQRSQIEELRKFGKEFRLQPSGGSGSSPSSPAAATPPAVCDVATPGGAQPSPSDAHPASEPKTQTPTHSPSQHPPQPSPGAAVDAATTPGATTSASPTPASDRHSPANPRPARTPGSEEARSELPERTEGVPDQVKKSTLNPNAKEFNPIKPLMPMAKPNTAPTPPRPTPPSPVVLQHPGGQGQLYNAPYLSYIHSVQPPQMYQYTMSAVSQGKFPRTKGPVVAQRSDHGSAGQPMLQAAASATGAQMVASPYPQSYLQYNPQQYSQQQVIQAMAPYPGQLFSPPLQPMYSMLQGGARMISQGGGPHPQAMGPPGGPQFSTQGDGSQGPQQGIYAPQSFAHHAGQVHQPQPSSTPTGNQQPPQHAAPSPGQNAQSGPQPQSMYHSGPLSAPTPPNMPQGHTSPQGSFPIQGYSIHSHQGIPQTYPLGQITQAHVQGAMQGPHHSGSHGQPQLVMLQPPPQQGPGSVPQHPQHGPQQGAHQHFYIGHPQAFISENTWRR
- the LOC120819068 gene encoding ataxin-2-like protein isoform X5, whose protein sequence is MLKQQPGSGGRKASNGTSGPVGMSPPVSGINSGNRAPAGRNRTSVKPTFQSPPVFEGVYNNARMLHFLTAVVGSTCDIRVKNGSVFEGIFKTLSSRCELAVDAVHRRSEEESSTSLLPRREDITDTMIFNPSDIVTMICKDVDLNFATKDTFTDTAISSTRVNGEHKEKVLQRWEGGDSNGESYDLENDASNGWDANEMFRFNEVKYGVTSTYDASLSMYTVPLEKGNTDTFRQREARAARLANEIEASPQYRHRVGLENDEGKSEEDKYSAVVRDGNDRERGRESPRDREQRERGRDSPGANTRDGKYIPLPQRQREMNRERAERGPGGPPPHNRLSGGYRSNPASSSSSSPRAPLPSAAGPQSGASPSERNSPLSGRGGAYPPHHPQGSPSPNSGPAGPYAPAPQGGPAASASAAPSPSSPPAPHGHGVPHSHSLSDTGRPVNGVSMRTSPKAQRPPQSGRTVRTSNSHAQSTAARSPKSGSSQDTPYLDTSSVSMPPMKTSGPAPLFPVDVNEILGAAAKERAAESLNSTEDGKNTKAPSVQQRSQIEELRKFGKEFRLQPSGGSGSSPSSPAAATPPAVCDVATPGGAQPSPSDAHPASEPKTQTPTHSPSQHPPQPSPGAAVDAATTPGATTSASPTPASDRHSPANPRPARTPGSEEARSELPERTEGVPDQVKKSTLNPNAKEFNPIKPLMPMAKPNTAPTPPRPTPPSPVVLQHPGGQGQLYNAPYLSYIHSVQPPQMYQYTMSAVSQGKFPRTKGPVVAQRSDHGSAGQPMLQAAASATGAQMVASPYPQSYLQYNPQQYSQQQVIQAMAPYPGQPMYSMLQGGARMISQGGGPHPQAMGPPGGPQFSTQGDGSQGPQQGIYAPQSFAHHAGQVHQPQPSSTPTGNQQPPQHAAPSPGQNAQSGPQPQSMYHSGPLSAPTPPNMPQGHTSPQGSFPIQGYSIHSHQGIPQTYPLGQITQAHVQGAMQGPHHSGSHGQPQLVMLQPPPQQGPGSVPQHPQHGPQQGAHQHFYIGHPQAMQLQAHPAPFHQPGN
- the LOC120819068 gene encoding ataxin-2-like protein isoform X1 produces the protein MLKQQPGSGGRKASNGTSGPVGMSPPVSGINSGNRAPAGRNRTSVKPTFQSPPVFEGVYNNARMLHFLTAVVGSTCDIRVKNGSVFEGIFKTLSSRCELAVDAVHRRSEEESSTSLLPRREDITDTMIFNPSDIVTMICKDVDLNFATKDTFTDTAISSTRVNGEHKEKVLQRWEGGDSNGESYDLENDASNGWDANEMFRFNEVKYGVTSTYDASLSMYTVPLEKGNTDTFRQREARAARLANEIEASPQYRHRVGLENDEGKSEEDKYSAVVRDGNDRERGRESPRDREQRERGRDSPGANTRDGKYIPLPQRQREMNRERAERGPGGPPPHNRLSGGYRSNPASSSSSSPRAPLPSAAGPQSGASPSERNSPLSGRGGAYPPHHPQGSPSPNSGPAGPYAPAPQGGPAASASAAPSPSSPPAPHGHGVPHSHSLSDTGRPVNGVSMRTSPKAQRPPQSGRTVRTSNSHAQSTAARSPKSGSSQDTPYLDTSSVSMPPMKTSGPAPLFPVDVNEILGAAAKERAAESLNSTEDGKNTKAPSVQQRSQIEELRKFGKEFRLQPSGGSGSSPSSPAAATPPAVCDVATPGGAQPSPSDAHPASEPKTQTPTHSPSQHPPQPSPGAAVDAATTPGATTSASPTPASDRHSPANPRPARTPGSEEARSELPERTEGVPDQVKKSTLNPNAKEFNPIKPLMPMAKPNTAPTPPRPTPPSPVVLQHPGGQGQLYNAPYLSYIHSVQPPQMYQYTMSAVSQGKFPRTKGPVVAQRSDHGSAGQPMLQAAASATGAQMVASPYPQSYLQYNPQQYSQQQVIQAMAPYPGQLFSPPLQPMYSMLQGGARMISQGGGPHPQAMGPPGGPQFSTQGDGSQGPQQGIYAPQSFAHHAGQVHQPQPSSTPTGNQQPPQHAAPSPGQNAQSGPQPQSMYHSGPLSAPTPPNMPQGHTSPQGSFPIQGYSIHSHQGIPQTYPLGQITQAHVQGAMQGPHHSGSHGQPQLVMLQPPPQQGPGSVPQHPQHGPQQGAHQHFYIGHPQGMNPNIPAACWMLAQTERDS